Proteins from one Salarias fasciatus chromosome 14, fSalaFa1.1, whole genome shotgun sequence genomic window:
- the serpine2 gene encoding glia-derived nexin yields the protein MKQLSLLCLCALVTLYGVQSQTGTYGERGSDLGIQVFQQVAQSKPLENVVLSPHGVASILGMLLPGAQGETRKQLLTGLRYKKTGPYRMLKKLHKKLTSKSNQDTVLIANAMFSQKGFPMEKDFLEASRANFECETRGLDFSDPQAAADEINEWVNNKTKGHIPSLIKADMLDPALTRLVALNSIYFKGLWKSRFQPESTKMRTFTAGNGRVLKVPMMSQLSVVNIGVATTPQGVKYKVIELPYHGNSVSMLIALPSDEDTPLSKVVPHVNTAAVYNWTKTMHSRKVRLHIPKFSADAEVDLEAPLAALGITDMFSQDKADFSHLSTEPVHVSKALQKAKIIVNEDGTKAAAATTAVLLTRSSPPWISVDRPFLFLIRHNPTGTILFMGQMNQP from the exons ATGAAGCAGCTCTCCTTACTGTGCCTGTGTGCATTGGTGACCTTGTACGGCGTGCAGTCCCAGACCGGCACCTACGGTGAGCGAGGCTCTGATCTCGGCATACAGGTGTTTCAGCAGGTAGCCCAATCCAAGCCTCTGGAAAACGTGGTGCTTTCCCCCCACGGAGTGGCTTCCATCCTCGGCATGCTGCTCCCTGGAGCCCAGGGGGAGACCAGGAAGCAGCTCCTGACTGGACTCCGCTACAAAAAAACTG GCCCTTACAGGATGCTGAAGAAGCTGCACAAGAAGTTAACATCCAAGTCAAATCAGGACACTGTCCTGATCGCCAACGCCATGTTCAGCCAGAAAGGTTTCCCCATGGAGAAGGATTTTCTGGAAGCCAGCAGAGCCAACTTTGAGTGTGAGACCAGAGGACTGGACTTCAGCGATCctcaagcagcagcagatgaaatCAATGAATGGGTCAACAACAAGACCAAAG GTCACATCCCCAGCCTGATCAAAGCCGACATGCTGGATCCGGCTCTGACCCGCCTGGTGGCTTTAAACTCCATCTACTTCAAAGGCCTGTGGAAGTCGCGCTTCCAGCCAGAGAGCACCAAGATGAGGACGTTCACCGCGGGGAACGGCAGAGTGCTGAAAGTCCCCATGATGTCCCAGCTGTCGGTCGTCAACATCG GAGTGGCCACCACACCGCAGGGCGTCAAATACAAAGTGATCGAGCTGCCGTATCACGGCAACTCGGTGAGCATGCTGATCGCCCTGCCCTCCGACGAGGACACGCCTCTGTCCAAGGTCGTCCCGCACGTCAACACGGCCGCCGTGTACAACTGGACCAAGACGATGCACAGCCGGAAGGTCCGCCTGCACATCCCCAA GTTCAGCGCTGATGCGGAGGTGGATCTGGAAGCTCCTCTCGCAGCTCTGGGAATCACAGACATGTTCAGTCAGGACAAAGCGGACTTCAGCCACCTCA GTACGGAGCCTGTGCACGTGTCGAAGGCACTCCAGAAAGCCAAAATCATCGTGAACGAAGACGGAACGAAAGCAGCCGCAGCCACCA CTGCTGTTTTGCTGACGCGGTCCTCCCCACCATGGATCTCTGTGGACAGACCGTTCCTCTTCCTGATCAGACACAACCCGACAG gTACCATCCTCTTTATGGGCCAGATGAACCAGCCATGA